One Mya arenaria isolate MELC-2E11 chromosome 5, ASM2691426v1 genomic window carries:
- the LOC128234104 gene encoding uncharacterized protein LOC128234104 isoform X1: protein MMAALMGRTEVGVKKFGGTVTIPDDPKARLMYYLDCVCVILDMSATANLAKLRNYKQYNMLTEAETDALVSLCFLLSPDELNDKVMILDDAMCGDSPNAFYEISAVRHNLLVTNSILIGGQQRAVSKIMVYKRQWVLNYWITPMEAFAGRLARIATGGAAPQQWPAITYNQPATGQQRRSDTGNDCCCTIL from the exons ATG ATGGCAGCATTAATGGGACGGACTGAAGTTGGCGTGAAGAAGTTTGGGGGGACGGTGACAATCCCTGATGACCCTAAAGCGCGCCTCATGTACTATCTCGACTGTGTCTGTGTCATTCTCGACATGAGTGCTACAGCAAACCTAGCCAAGTTAAG gaactataaacaatataacatgtTGACGGAGGCGGAGACGGACGCCCTTGTGTCTCTTTGCTTTCTCCTCTCACCTGACGAGCTTAACGACAAGGTCATGATTCTG GACGATGCCATGTGTGGGGACAGTCCGAACGCCTTTTACGAGATCAGTGCGGTCCGCCACAACCTGTTGGTGACAAACAGTATCCTTATAGGTGGACAACAGCGCGCAGTCTCCAAAATCATGGTATACAAACGTCAATGGGTTTTGAACTACTGGATAACACCGATGGAAGCGTTCGCAGGTCGCCTAGCGAGGATTGCGACCGGTGGAGCGGCACCTCAGCAATGGCCGGCCATTACGTACAACCAACCAGCCACCGGACAGCAGCGTAGATCGGACACCGGCAACGACTGCTGCTGTACTATTCTTTAG
- the LOC128234101 gene encoding myelin-associated glycoprotein-like isoform X2 — MENETLFILDVLYPPQISNAETKLVAIEGSNFSIYCNVSLGNPRETFITWISDSDAEVEKAGQLINFLNISRTDEGNFACIARNRMKPTGCAEEDGVDKQQFYVDVQYKARIQRFAALSATVNHTEELSFVCDIDSDPPASVSIMSTNGTTLYFTRGNNQLRYRKTSSCLDDNGNFTCTSENKHNGGSPESRNVTVDVRCSPIYPRNYSPETVIKSQIGDQTILNFSIFSNPLPTSVIWTNLSNNMQLHANTSESDRVFIETSDDMLSSVVVIKCIEPWDSGNYSVRVKNEFGNLTETFHIVLDETSPTSINSANIGGSGGSALIGGFVSTALVLIALLIVTVIYVYKKRQSSKPNNDLHAKNDNSQHDENGYEELAIIGRRTGEKEYSELDFQERKDKTNQNKPSAGNETYENLKLGTR, encoded by the exons ATGGAAAATGAGACATTATTTATCCTCGATGTATTAT atcCACCACAAATATCAAATGCTGAAACTAAGTTAGTGGCTATTGAAGGTTCAAACTTCAGTATTTATTGCAATGTGTCGCTAGGAAATCCAAGGGAAACCTTTATAACATGGATAAGTGATTCCGATGCGGAAGTCGAAAAAGCTGGACAGCTAATCAACTTTCTGAATATTTCTCGAACTGACGAAGGAAATTTTGCATGTATTGCAAGAAACAGAATGAAACCAACTGGCTGCGCAGAAGAAGATGGAGTCgacaaacaacaattttatgTCGATGTTCAGT ataaaGCAAGAATACAGAGATTTGCTGCCTTATCTGCTACGGTAAATCATACGGAGGAATTAAGTTTTGTGTGTGATATAGATAGTGACCCACCTGCTAGTGTTAGTATAATGTCTACAAATGGAACGACATTGTATTTTACACGTGGAAATAATCAGCTGCGATATAGAAAGACTAGTTCGTGCTTGGATGACAACGGCAATTTCACGTGTActtctgaaaataaacataacggCGGGTCGCCCGAAAGCAGAAATGTTACAGTTGATGTCAGAT gtTCGCCGATATACCCCCGTAATTACTCTCCAGAGACGGTTATCAAATCACAAATTGGAGACCAGACGATACTAAATTTCAGTATATTTTCAAATCCCTTACCCACAAGTGTTATATGGACAAATCTTTCAAACAACATGCAACTTCACGCGAACACAAGTGAATCTGATAGAGTATTTATAGAAACAAGTGATGACATGCTGTCATCCGTGGTTGTCATAAAGTGTATAGAGCCCTGGGACTCTGGAAATTACTCTGTGCGTGTAAAAAACGAATTTGGAAACCTGACCGAAACATTTCACATTGTTTTAGACG aaacatCACCAACATCTATCAACTCTGCAAACATTGGAGGATCTGGAGGCTCTGCATTAATTGGTGGTTTTGTCAGCACTGCTTTGGTTTTGATAGCTCTCCTAATTGTGACAGTCATATACGTCTACAAGAAACGGCAGAGTTCTAAACCCAACAATG ATCTTCACGCCAAGAACGACAATTCTCAGCATGATGAAAACGG GTACGAGGAATTAGCTATAATAGGACGACGGACTGGCGAAAAGGAGTATTCTGAACTTG ATTTCCAAGAGAGAAAAGACAAAACCAATCAGAACAAACCGTCAGCTGGAAACGAAACGTATGAGAACCTTAAACTGGGCACACGATGA
- the LOC128234101 gene encoding hemicentin-1-like isoform X1 yields MYVTTVTILCFLAYFRITDCTDISLSIKPQVTLENNLVSFKCTAGYDAVALAIQSKKTSDEKIVLSIYFNSSCSIRRGTIPEFTYNCTCEYQTRILECFITTISRRYNGFWRCTDIFERKSSTFVELRVTVPIQEAIIPSDVQTVLTVNDTKQLALECEAPNGIPSANISWFIDNKTPNISNDDTDITEFSSVTIQSNNDGTTTAESTLSYIVSAYQNEMALYCTANNTAWVKIFSRRIHLNIRYSPDKHVFVNNQTRNIEFYLIRNSNTKQSLKCQVNGGNPLATLKWPCYDGIQSDEDLQLGAISTVTWIAADITDSTCICSASHILGWKDRRVVYIHVYYKPNPPTCTLGNANVSKGVLNITLNSNVRITCRSDGNPSPENFVWIWPTGYTSEGKTLSLSQVQSSHDGLYKLSVENIMKPSIGEIINGRSNTTFDMNIQYGPRRLQFYFRKSGKNITSRVIYVIKGDETSIVAFADARPHPTYIWFNFQVGEEISHEFHYDTNIYCNVSNVLYPTGFNTIRKSVTETFQIQVLYPPEVQILRFNTCNSVVEIEDSIVSVVLNRPLNVACFAKAKPEPSYRWNNSLANELLIAHVTKNNSATYICYASYTMITSYGK; encoded by the exons ATGTATGTGACAACAGTTACGATTTTGTGTTTCTTGGCATATTTCAGGATTACTG attgcACGGATATTTCTTTGTCTATCAAACCGCAAGTAACCTTAGAAAACAACTTGGTGTCGTTTAAATGCACCGCAGGATATGATGCAGTCGCACTTGCTATCCAGAGCAAGAAGACATCGGATGAAAAGATAgtattatcaatttatttcaacaGCAGTTGTAGCATTCGTCGTGGTACCATACCTGAATTTACTTATAATTGCACTTGTGAGTATCAAACAAGAATACTGGAATGCTTCATTACAACAATATCAAGAAGGTATAATGGATTTTGGCGGTGTACAGACATTTTCGAACGCAAGTCTAGCACCTTCGTTGAATTGAGAGTGACAG TACCAATACAAGAAGCGATCATACCATCGGATGTACAAACTGTTTTGACAGTAAACGATACCAAACAGTTAGCGCTGGAATGTGAAGCACCAAACGGGATCCCGTCTGCAAATATCAGTTGGTTCATAGACAACAAAACGCCcaatatttcaaatgatgaCACAGATATTACAGAGTTTTCGTCGGTTACGATCCAGTCTAATAATGACGGAACAACAACTGCTGAAAGCACGCTTTCTTACATTGTCAGTgcatatcaaaatgaaatggCACTCTACTGCACGGCGAATAACACAGCTTGGGTCAAAATCTTCAGCAGAAGGATTCATCTTAATATTAGAT aCAGCCCAGATAAGCATGTTTTCGTTAACAATCAAACACGTAATATAGAGTTCTACTTAATACGAAATTCCAACacaaaacaatctttaaaatGCCAAGTAAACGGTGGAAATCCTCTTGCAACTCTGAAGTGGCCTTGCTACGATGGTATTCAATCTGACGAGGATTTGCAATTAGGTGCAATAAGTACTGTCACTTGGATCGCTGCTGATATAACCGACTCAACATGCATCTGTTCTGCATCACATATTCTTGGATGGAAAGATCGACGAGTCGTGTATATACACGTGTATT ATAAACCAAATCCTCCAACGTGTACACTTGGTAATGCAAATGTGAGCAAAGGCGttttaaacataactttaaaCTCAAACGTTCGCATTACTTGTAGAAGTGATGGAAACCCGTCTCCTGAAAACTTTGTTTGGATATGGCCTACAGGCTACACATCTGAAGGAAAAACACTTTCATTAAGTCAAGTCCAATCATCACATGATGGGTTATACAAATTAAGTGTTGAGAATATCATGAAGCCTAGCATTGGAGAGATTATCAACGGACGTTCAAATACAACGTTTGACATGAATATACAAT aTGGTCCTAGGCGTCTACAGttttattttcgtaaaagtGGAAAGAACATCACATCAAGGGTCATTTATGTGATAAAAGGCGATGAAACCAGTATTGTTGCCTTTGCTGATGCACGACCGCATCCGACGTACATTTGGTTCAACTTTCAAGTGGGAGAAGAAATCTCACACGAGTTCCATTATGACACGaatatttattgcaatgtttcaaatgttttatatccaacGGGTTTTAATACAATTCGAAAGAGTGTTACAGAAACCTTTCAAATTCAAGTCCTGT ATCCTCCAGAAGTTCAGATTCTTAGGTTTAATACTTGCAACAGTGTGGTAGAAATTGAAGATTCGATTGTTAGCGTTGTTTTAAATCGACCCTTAAATGTGGCATGTTTTGCAAAAGCAAAGCCGGAACCATCCTATAGATGGAACAACTCACTGGCGAATGAATTGTTAATTGCACATGTGACAAAAAATAACTCGGCAACATACATTTGCTATGCAAGTTACACGATGATTACGTCGTATGGAAAATGA
- the LOC128234104 gene encoding uncharacterized protein LOC128234104 isoform X2: protein MAALMGRTEVGVKKFGGTVTIPDDPKARLMYYLDCVCVILDMSATANLAKLRNYKQYNMLTEAETDALVSLCFLLSPDELNDKVMILDDAMCGDSPNAFYEISAVRHNLLVTNSILIGGQQRAVSKIMVYKRQWVLNYWITPMEAFAGRLARIATGGAAPQQWPAITYNQPATGQQRRSDTGNDCCCTIL from the exons ATGGCAGCATTAATGGGACGGACTGAAGTTGGCGTGAAGAAGTTTGGGGGGACGGTGACAATCCCTGATGACCCTAAAGCGCGCCTCATGTACTATCTCGACTGTGTCTGTGTCATTCTCGACATGAGTGCTACAGCAAACCTAGCCAAGTTAAG gaactataaacaatataacatgtTGACGGAGGCGGAGACGGACGCCCTTGTGTCTCTTTGCTTTCTCCTCTCACCTGACGAGCTTAACGACAAGGTCATGATTCTG GACGATGCCATGTGTGGGGACAGTCCGAACGCCTTTTACGAGATCAGTGCGGTCCGCCACAACCTGTTGGTGACAAACAGTATCCTTATAGGTGGACAACAGCGCGCAGTCTCCAAAATCATGGTATACAAACGTCAATGGGTTTTGAACTACTGGATAACACCGATGGAAGCGTTCGCAGGTCGCCTAGCGAGGATTGCGACCGGTGGAGCGGCACCTCAGCAATGGCCGGCCATTACGTACAACCAACCAGCCACCGGACAGCAGCGTAGATCGGACACCGGCAACGACTGCTGCTGTACTATTCTTTAG